In Halorhabdus tiamatea SARL4B, a genomic segment contains:
- a CDS encoding glycoside hydrolase family 3 N-terminal domain-containing protein, which translates to MTVEEKVAQLESVPPRWMDVEDESEMTAKAQLLDEDGNINEDNARELLSDSIGHLTRMGGGGSLEPETAARVTERVQEIAMEESRFDIAAVPHEECLSGYMGPKGTTYPQGMGIASTWDPELVEGMSTQIREQLRAIGTHHALSPLFDVARDPRWGRVEETFGEDPYLVARMGSAFVDGLQGDDPEEGISATLKHFAGHAISEGGKNRSTVQIGEREFREVHLFPFEAAVKETDADSVMNAYHDVDGVPCTADEWLLTDVLRGEWGFDGNIVSDYFSVRLLKDEHQVAPTYYDAAIQALEAGLDVELPQIKAYQHLPEAVENGDVAEETIDTAVRRVLKQKIEKGLIGDTGVDPDRVEEAFGPEKNRDYARKLARESITLLKNDDELLPLEGEESVAVLGPKADAPSGQLGDYAYAAHYPEAEVNREIVTPLDSLQDRLGADAVEYVEGCTTTGPETDDIESAAAAAEDADVAVAFVGTRSAIALSDDDEGIEQVPDLPTSGEGADVTDLELPGVQQKLVEAVNGTDTPLVVVQVSGKPHSIEWIDQHVPAVLHAWLPGEEGGNGIADVLLGEHNPSGRLPISIPKDVGQLPVYYSRRPNSRNERHVYVDSDPLYSFGHGLSYTDFEYSDVTLESEEIATTGTIEASVTVENAGDVAGHEVVQVYTHQRWPSQARPVQELRAFERVHLEPGESATVNFEISATQLAFHDRDMNLVVEPGEYELRVGASAADIESTADFEIVGEPRELARSARAYFSETEVE; encoded by the coding sequence ATGACCGTCGAGGAGAAGGTCGCCCAGCTCGAGTCGGTCCCGCCGCGCTGGATGGACGTCGAGGACGAGAGCGAGATGACGGCCAAAGCCCAGTTGCTCGACGAGGACGGCAATATAAACGAGGACAACGCCCGCGAGCTACTGAGCGACAGCATCGGTCACCTCACCCGGATGGGCGGTGGCGGGAGTCTCGAACCCGAGACCGCCGCCCGAGTCACCGAGCGCGTCCAGGAGATCGCCATGGAGGAGTCCCGCTTCGACATCGCAGCGGTCCCTCACGAGGAGTGTCTCTCGGGGTACATGGGTCCGAAGGGGACGACGTACCCCCAGGGAATGGGCATCGCGAGCACCTGGGATCCCGAGCTGGTCGAGGGGATGTCCACCCAGATCCGCGAGCAGCTTCGTGCGATCGGCACCCACCACGCGCTCTCGCCGCTGTTCGACGTGGCGCGGGACCCGCGCTGGGGCCGCGTCGAGGAGACCTTCGGCGAGGACCCCTACCTCGTCGCCCGGATGGGGTCGGCGTTCGTCGACGGCCTCCAGGGCGACGATCCCGAGGAGGGCATCTCGGCGACGCTGAAACACTTCGCCGGCCACGCCATCAGCGAAGGTGGCAAGAACCGCTCGACCGTCCAGATCGGCGAACGGGAGTTCCGGGAAGTCCATCTGTTCCCCTTCGAGGCTGCGGTCAAGGAGACCGACGCCGACTCGGTCATGAACGCCTACCACGACGTCGACGGCGTCCCCTGCACCGCCGACGAGTGGCTCCTGACTGACGTCCTGCGCGGGGAGTGGGGCTTCGACGGGAACATCGTCTCCGACTACTTCAGCGTCCGCCTGCTGAAGGACGAACACCAGGTCGCCCCCACCTACTACGACGCCGCGATCCAGGCCCTCGAAGCCGGTCTCGACGTCGAACTCCCACAGATCAAGGCCTACCAGCATCTGCCCGAGGCCGTCGAGAACGGCGACGTCGCCGAGGAGACGATCGACACGGCCGTTCGACGCGTCCTCAAGCAGAAGATCGAGAAGGGACTCATCGGCGACACCGGCGTCGACCCCGACCGCGTCGAGGAGGCCTTCGGCCCGGAGAAGAACCGCGACTACGCGCGCAAACTCGCCCGCGAGTCGATCACGCTGTTGAAGAACGACGACGAGTTGCTCCCGCTCGAGGGCGAGGAGTCCGTCGCCGTGCTCGGGCCGAAGGCCGACGCGCCCTCGGGCCAGCTCGGCGACTACGCCTACGCCGCCCACTACCCCGAGGCGGAGGTCAACCGCGAGATCGTCACGCCGCTCGACTCGCTTCAGGATCGTCTCGGTGCGGACGCCGTCGAGTACGTCGAGGGCTGTACGACGACCGGGCCCGAGACCGACGACATCGAGTCGGCCGCCGCGGCCGCCGAAGACGCCGATGTCGCCGTCGCGTTCGTCGGCACGCGCTCGGCGATCGCCCTCTCGGACGACGACGAGGGGATCGAGCAAGTCCCTGACCTCCCAACGAGTGGCGAGGGTGCGGACGTCACCGACCTCGAACTGCCGGGCGTCCAGCAGAAACTCGTCGAGGCCGTCAACGGGACCGACACGCCGCTGGTGGTCGTTCAGGTCAGTGGCAAGCCCCACTCCATCGAGTGGATCGACCAGCACGTTCCCGCCGTACTCCACGCCTGGCTGCCGGGCGAGGAGGGTGGCAACGGCATCGCGGACGTCCTGCTCGGCGAGCACAATCCGAGTGGTCGGCTGCCGATCTCGATTCCGAAGGACGTCGGCCAGTTGCCGGTCTACTACTCGCGTCGACCCAACAGCCGCAACGAACGCCACGTCTACGTCGATTCGGACCCGCTGTATTCCTTCGGTCACGGCCTCTCCTACACCGACTTCGAGTACAGCGACGTCACCCTCGAAAGCGAAGAGATCGCAACGACTGGCACCATTGAGGCCAGCGTCACCGTCGAGAACGCCGGCGACGTCGCCGGCCACGAGGTCGTGCAGGTCTACACCCACCAGCGCTGGCCCTCCCAGGCCCGCCCGGTCCAGGAACTCCGCGCGTTCGAGCGCGTCCACCTCGAGCCCGGCGAGTCCGCGACCGTGAATTTCGAGATCTCGGCGACGCAACTCGCCTTCCACGACCGCGACATGAACCTGGTCGTCGAACCCGGCGAGTACGAACTCCGCGTCGGCGCTTCGGCCGCCGACATCGAGTCGACTGCCGACTTCGAGATCGTTGGTGAGCCACGCGAACTCGCCCGGAGCGCCCGCGCGTACTTCAGCGAGACCGAGGTCGAGTAA
- a CDS encoding DNA-directed DNA polymerase II small subunit has product MPRETPVRIVDELASRGYNTDREAVTLLADAPDTDAAIERALEAVPDDAVKLSVEDVRDVLETNAGNVDRSRGRSDTHSSSDSGERDPSVSSGDPSLESSHDRGAVPPETEGVESGSGDGNRTRRERDPSEPAIAGDVTGRSTGTGEYEDFVAVFRDRYEKLSGQLRGRVNHRPTSAVESMPGGSEAAIVGMVADIRSTANGHWLIDLEDTTGTFPALVMKDRDMADLVDDLLFDEVIAVEGTLADDGGILFADSIHFPDVPRTFEPSTADRAVSAALISDVHVGSQEFDADAWNRFAEWLHTPEADRVEYLLLAGDMVEGVGIYPDQDEELDIVDIYDQYEAFAEHLKAVPGDMEIVMIPGNHDAVRLAEPQPAFDEELREIMSAHDARITGNPSTVTVEGVDVLMYHGVSLDEVIAELPEDHASYDHPDRAMAQLLKKRHIAPQFGGHTRIAPEERDYLVMEDVPDVFHTGHVHKLGYGSYHNVLTINSACWQQQTSFQESVNIDPDVGYAPIVHLDKLDESDASDFLTIRSFG; this is encoded by the coding sequence GTGCCTCGCGAGACACCCGTTCGGATCGTCGACGAACTCGCGAGTCGGGGCTACAATACCGATCGTGAGGCAGTCACGCTGCTGGCAGACGCCCCAGATACGGACGCCGCCATCGAGCGTGCACTCGAAGCCGTCCCCGACGACGCGGTGAAACTCTCCGTCGAAGACGTCCGAGACGTCCTCGAAACCAATGCAGGGAATGTCGATCGTTCCCGTGGCAGATCTGATACTCATTCCTCGTCTGATTCGGGCGAGCGAGACCCCTCTGTTTCGAGTGGAGATCCGTCACTGGAATCCTCTCACGATCGTGGGGCCGTTCCACCTGAAACGGAGGGGGTCGAATCAGGTTCCGGGGATGGAAATCGCACACGGCGTGAGCGTGATCCGAGCGAGCCAGCCATCGCCGGCGACGTCACCGGTCGATCGACCGGTACCGGCGAGTACGAGGATTTCGTGGCGGTCTTCCGGGACCGCTACGAGAAACTGTCAGGGCAACTTCGCGGGCGGGTCAACCACCGACCGACGAGCGCTGTCGAGTCCATGCCCGGCGGGAGCGAGGCGGCGATCGTCGGCATGGTCGCCGACATCCGCTCGACGGCCAACGGCCACTGGTTGATCGACCTGGAAGACACCACCGGCACCTTCCCGGCGCTGGTGATGAAAGACCGGGACATGGCCGACCTGGTCGACGATCTGCTGTTCGACGAGGTGATCGCCGTCGAGGGGACGTTGGCCGACGACGGCGGGATCCTCTTCGCTGATTCGATCCACTTCCCGGACGTTCCCCGGACCTTCGAGCCCTCGACGGCCGATCGGGCGGTCAGCGCGGCGCTCATCAGCGACGTCCACGTCGGCAGCCAGGAGTTCGACGCCGACGCCTGGAACCGCTTTGCGGAATGGCTTCACACCCCAGAGGCCGACCGCGTCGAGTACCTCCTGCTCGCGGGCGACATGGTCGAGGGCGTCGGCATCTATCCCGACCAGGACGAGGAACTCGACATCGTCGACATCTACGACCAGTACGAGGCCTTCGCCGAGCATCTGAAGGCTGTCCCCGGCGACATGGAGATCGTGATGATCCCGGGCAACCACGACGCCGTCCGGCTGGCCGAACCCCAGCCGGCCTTCGACGAGGAGCTCCGGGAGATCATGTCGGCCCACGACGCACGGATCACCGGCAACCCCTCGACAGTCACGGTCGAGGGCGTCGACGTCCTCATGTACCACGGCGTCAGCCTGGACGAGGTGATCGCCGAACTCCCCGAGGACCACGCCAGCTACGATCATCCCGACCGGGCGATGGCCCAGTTACTCAAGAAGCGCCACATCGCGCCGCAGTTCGGCGGCCACACCCGGATCGCCCCCGAAGAGCGTGATTACCTCGTCATGGAGGACGTCCCCGACGTCTTCCACACCGGCCACGTCCACAAGCTGGGGTACGGCTCCTATCACAACGTACTGACCATCAATTCGGCATGCTGGCAGCAACAGACCAGCTTCCAGGAGAGCGTCAACATCGACCCCGACGTCGGGTACGCGCCGATCGTCCACCTCGACAAACTCGACGAGAGCGACGCCAGTGACTTCCTGACGATCCGGAGCTTCGGGTAG
- a CDS encoding vWA domain-containing protein, protein MLSSLEQRAWVLAQLEDVDPTNRKEDRRLTDAFKSINESVRSYADWSRVEASDLFGSDRSALQALRHVGADSTVSNATTALVLSDWSLATQSIADAEHVFEEFEDEIETPGQRRKAERQIENAKRALDRGDERRSDEKHGHNRDRQAIKHYEQAWKHAQKAIEAVDSEVGITLSVSTGQHEPNNETITYPVRGTISAPSATVESVEIYVDGERHKTVNVSTSMMPGIPERFETELELATTEATVTVVARDESSGEEVSETIALDAPGFADEVYDIELTDPESGAEISVTGEGIVKSDFVVDPVPAEENRSFYAGPFIHIRNFSDFESATVEMPLDDDVDPSDGTLSVYKWDQHDEKPWHAVGTDVHVENGTAVATVDSFSYFSVFWVDNWNDAITDTVNLAEHPEYVANETEGSIEPTDLAFVIDESGSMGGARIQDAKASAKRFVGGLYEDDRAALVSFAGGATLGQSLTTDHGAVNASIDQLNAGGGTNTGAGLQKAVDELTSNGEGDTQEIILLADGGTGLGPDPVTIAQTADEHRITINTIGMGTGIDAQELTSIADATGGEFYQVSDSSELPEVFDRVE, encoded by the coding sequence GTGCTTTCTTCGCTGGAACAGCGGGCCTGGGTTCTGGCACAACTCGAAGATGTCGACCCGACGAACCGAAAGGAAGACCGACGATTGACGGACGCATTCAAGTCGATAAACGAGTCAGTGCGTTCCTATGCCGATTGGTCCAGAGTCGAAGCGTCCGACCTGTTCGGTTCAGATCGTTCGGCACTGCAAGCACTCCGGCACGTCGGGGCCGATTCGACCGTGTCCAACGCAACTACTGCACTCGTCTTGTCCGATTGGTCACTGGCAACACAGTCGATCGCAGACGCTGAGCACGTCTTTGAGGAGTTTGAGGACGAAATCGAGACGCCGGGACAGCGACGAAAGGCGGAACGACAGATCGAAAACGCAAAGCGTGCGCTGGATCGTGGAGATGAGCGACGTTCCGACGAGAAACACGGACACAATCGGGATCGCCAGGCGATCAAGCACTACGAACAGGCCTGGAAACATGCACAAAAGGCGATCGAAGCCGTCGATAGCGAGGTCGGTATCACCTTGTCCGTTTCAACCGGACAGCACGAACCCAACAACGAGACAATCACGTATCCGGTCAGGGGGACGATCTCGGCACCGTCCGCAACGGTCGAATCTGTCGAGATTTACGTCGATGGTGAGCGCCACAAGACCGTCAATGTCTCGACCTCGATGATGCCTGGCATTCCCGAGCGCTTCGAGACGGAACTCGAACTGGCAACGACCGAAGCGACAGTCACCGTGGTTGCGAGGGACGAGTCCAGTGGCGAAGAAGTGTCCGAGACGATCGCCCTCGACGCACCGGGATTCGCCGACGAAGTGTATGATATCGAACTCACGGATCCCGAAAGTGGCGCGGAAATATCTGTCACCGGTGAGGGAATCGTCAAAAGCGATTTCGTGGTCGATCCCGTCCCGGCTGAGGAAAATCGTTCGTTCTATGCTGGTCCGTTCATCCACATCCGGAACTTCTCCGATTTCGAGAGCGCGACTGTCGAGATGCCACTCGACGACGATGTCGATCCGTCCGATGGAACCCTCTCGGTGTACAAGTGGGATCAACACGACGAGAAGCCCTGGCACGCAGTCGGGACTGACGTTCACGTCGAAAACGGGACGGCCGTCGCGACGGTGGATTCGTTCTCGTATTTTTCGGTGTTCTGGGTGGACAACTGGAACGATGCCATCACGGACACGGTGAACCTCGCTGAACACCCCGAATACGTCGCAAACGAAACCGAGGGATCGATAGAACCGACCGATCTCGCGTTTGTCATCGACGAAAGCGGGAGTATGGGTGGCGCTCGTATCCAAGACGCCAAAGCCTCAGCCAAGCGCTTCGTCGGCGGTCTCTACGAGGACGATAGGGCCGCACTCGTCAGCTTCGCGGGAGGCGCGACACTCGGACAATCACTGACGACCGATCACGGAGCAGTAAACGCAAGTATCGACCAGTTGAATGCTGGCGGCGGGACCAATACCGGTGCTGGACTCCAGAAAGCAGTTGACGAGCTCACCAGTAATGGTGAGGGCGACACCCAGGAGATCATCCTGCTCGCGGACGGCGGAACCGGCCTGGGCCCGGACCCAGTTACAATTGCTCAGACCGCAGATGAGCATCGGATTACAATTAACACGATCGGAATGGGGACTGGAATCGACGCCCAGGAACTGACGAGTATCGCCGATGCGACCGGCGGCGAGTTCTATCAGGTCAGCGATTCCTCGGAACTTCCAGAGGTGTTCGACCGCGTTGAGTAA
- a CDS encoding serine protein kinase RIO gives MTEFGLIDDEGAETPGDEFEEIDVEDTEADRIARRRDREFSEFRKRIKNTEQFKVEASVFDDATFAALYKLVQDGYIEAFGAPISTGKEANVYTALSGSQSRSAPDESSSPDRRSAESKAAEPRDDDETEPRENDDETEPRDDGGRGTEGGHEVAVKVYRINASDFKDMRGYLDGDPRFEGIGSDKKKVVTAWVRKEFANLKRAQQAGVRVPNPIAVERNVLVMEYIATDAEGRAKRLNEVHIENPETAFEVLREYMRRLHAAGLVHGDLSEYNVVFHEGELVVIDLGQAVTVHSPNAEDFLRRDCQNVANFFAGQGVEVTADALYDYVTDDEQQDDGSSTASKGT, from the coding sequence ATGACCGAGTTCGGCCTGATCGACGACGAGGGAGCCGAGACGCCCGGCGACGAGTTCGAGGAGATCGACGTCGAAGACACCGAGGCCGACCGGATCGCCCGCCGACGGGATCGGGAGTTCAGCGAGTTCCGCAAGCGCATCAAGAACACCGAGCAGTTCAAGGTCGAAGCGTCGGTCTTCGATGACGCGACCTTCGCCGCGCTGTACAAACTCGTCCAGGACGGCTACATCGAGGCCTTCGGGGCCCCGATTTCGACTGGAAAGGAGGCCAACGTCTACACGGCGCTGTCCGGATCACAGTCCCGGAGCGCCCCGGACGAGTCGAGTAGCCCTGATCGGCGGTCCGCCGAAAGTAAAGCGGCGGAGCCGCGGGACGACGACGAGACGGAGCCGCGAGAGAATGACGACGAGACAGAGCCACGGGACGACGGCGGCCGGGGAACGGAGGGCGGCCACGAGGTCGCCGTCAAGGTCTACCGGATCAACGCCAGCGACTTCAAGGACATGCGGGGGTATCTCGACGGCGATCCGCGCTTCGAGGGGATTGGCTCGGACAAGAAGAAGGTCGTCACCGCCTGGGTCCGCAAGGAGTTCGCCAACCTCAAACGGGCACAGCAGGCCGGCGTCCGCGTCCCCAATCCGATCGCCGTCGAGCGCAACGTCCTCGTGATGGAGTACATCGCGACTGATGCGGAGGGACGGGCGAAACGGCTCAACGAAGTCCACATCGAGAACCCGGAGACTGCCTTCGAGGTGCTTCGGGAGTACATGCGCCGGCTCCACGCCGCCGGGCTGGTTCACGGCGACCTCTCGGAGTACAACGTCGTCTTTCACGAGGGCGAGCTCGTGGTGATCGACCTCGGCCAGGCCGTGACGGTCCACTCGCCCAACGCCGAGGATTTCCTCCGGCGGGACTGTCAGAACGTCGCGAACTTCTTCGCCGGGCAGGGCGTCGAGGTGACTGCTGATGCGCTGTACGACTACGTTACTGACGATGAGCAGCAAGATGACGGTTCGTCCACAGCGTCGAAGGGCACCTGA
- a CDS encoding O-acetylhomoserine aminocarboxypropyltransferase/cysteine synthase family protein, with product MSDDDRGFHTDALHVGQEEPDPATGARAPPIYQTTSYVFEDSEDAAAQFALEKEGHIYSRLMNPTNSILQQRLAKLEGGVGAVATSSGMAALNLATFLLADVGDNVVTASALYGGTYTYYTHTAPRQGVEARFVDTLDYDAYEEAIDDDTAYVHFETIGNPALVTPDIERIADIAHDHGVPLFVDNTFATPSLANPIEHGADLVWNSTTKWIHGSGTTVGGILVDGGSFPWDEYAEKYPEIAGDNPAYHGVNFEERFGDAAFTYAAIARGLRDLGNQQSPFDAWQTIQGLETLPMRMERHSANAMAVAEYLEDHQDVAWVNYPGLESHETHEEASKYLDGGYGGMITFGLEAGYEAARDTVESTELASLLANVGDAKTLIIHPASTTHQQLTDDEKAAAGVTDDMVRLSVGVEDPDDIIADLDQAITWATR from the coding sequence ATGAGCGACGACGACCGCGGTTTCCACACTGACGCATTGCACGTCGGGCAGGAGGAGCCCGACCCGGCCACGGGCGCACGCGCGCCCCCGATCTATCAGACGACCAGCTACGTCTTCGAGGATAGCGAGGACGCCGCCGCCCAGTTCGCTCTGGAGAAGGAAGGCCACATCTACTCGCGGCTGATGAACCCGACCAATTCCATCCTCCAGCAGCGCCTCGCCAAACTCGAAGGCGGCGTCGGTGCCGTCGCCACGTCCTCGGGGATGGCCGCCTTGAATCTCGCGACCTTCCTGCTCGCGGACGTCGGCGACAACGTCGTCACCGCCTCCGCCCTCTACGGCGGGACCTACACCTACTACACGCACACGGCCCCGCGTCAGGGCGTCGAAGCCCGCTTCGTCGACACCCTCGATTACGACGCCTACGAGGAAGCCATCGACGACGACACCGCCTACGTCCACTTCGAGACGATCGGCAACCCCGCCCTCGTCACACCCGACATCGAGCGCATCGCCGACATCGCCCACGACCACGGCGTCCCGCTGTTCGTCGACAACACCTTCGCGACGCCGTCCCTCGCCAATCCGATCGAGCACGGCGCGGACCTGGTCTGGAACTCCACGACGAAGTGGATCCACGGCTCGGGCACGACCGTCGGCGGCATCCTCGTCGACGGCGGGAGCTTCCCGTGGGACGAGTACGCCGAGAAGTATCCCGAGATCGCCGGCGACAATCCCGCCTACCACGGCGTCAACTTCGAGGAGCGCTTCGGTGACGCCGCCTTCACCTACGCTGCGATCGCCCGCGGGCTGCGCGATCTCGGCAACCAGCAATCACCCTTCGACGCCTGGCAGACCATTCAGGGCCTGGAGACGCTGCCGATGCGGATGGAGCGCCACTCCGCGAACGCGATGGCCGTCGCGGAGTATCTCGAGGACCACCAGGACGTCGCCTGGGTCAACTACCCTGGCCTGGAGAGCCACGAGACTCACGAGGAAGCCAGCAAATACCTCGACGGCGGGTACGGCGGGATGATTACCTTCGGGCTGGAAGCCGGCTACGAGGCTGCCCGGGACACCGTCGAGTCGACCGAACTCGCCAGCCTGCTGGCGAACGTCGGCGACGCCAAGACGCTCATCATCCACCCCGCCTCGACGACCCACCAGCAACTCACCGACGACGAGAAGGCCGCCGCGGGCGTCACCGACGACATGGTCCGACTGTCGGTCGGCGTCGAGGATCCCGACGACATCATCGCCGATCTCGATCAGGCGATCACCTGGGCGACCCGATAA
- a CDS encoding ISH6 family transposase: protein MHATIDVRLTVSIDDDKTIPLATLAEFITDQNIESVLLEGLVESLDAARVEALCGEKHAHGNGDQRYQRAGTDTRTAVTTAGEHEFDLHYVEDTAADHDEPSYFRPVEDVLSFDGENRYQQDIAAKSVDLATSLSYRDAADHGDGILSEMPSPTTINRRAREYGSKLKQFLPDCVADTDADAVIPDATKCHSQDDDRSYHSVQATLGKDTAEESRSLLDLSVNADWDETAADLDDIDAVTDDATVVSDAEEGMVTAFTDENRNHQLDLVHVGRTLDYNLWDDGVFSLDRRNEIVSEVIDEVFHLKNSVAKHRPEEEFAAIRERIARTTERIEKTAWQLDQYGSEKAAGYLRRWVPSIVTFAEQAVEGFEVPWTSNPVERLMGEVSKRCKNQWMRWTTEGLEAILQLRLVKYADPEHYQAFLDELLQRSTKTAMSCDLSIESTRGKL from the coding sequence ATGCACGCCACAATCGACGTGCGGTTGACCGTTAGCATCGACGACGACAAAACGATACCGCTGGCCACGCTTGCCGAGTTCATCACCGATCAGAACATCGAATCAGTTCTTCTCGAAGGACTCGTCGAGAGCCTCGACGCGGCTCGCGTCGAGGCGCTCTGTGGTGAAAAACACGCCCACGGCAACGGTGACCAGCGCTACCAACGCGCCGGTACCGATACCCGCACGGCCGTCACAACCGCCGGTGAGCACGAATTCGACCTTCACTACGTCGAAGATACCGCCGCTGACCACGACGAACCCAGCTACTTCCGCCCCGTCGAAGATGTTCTTAGCTTCGACGGAGAAAACCGTTATCAGCAGGACATTGCGGCCAAGAGCGTCGATCTCGCTACCTCGCTCAGCTATCGTGACGCCGCTGACCACGGCGACGGCATCCTCTCGGAGATGCCGTCGCCGACCACGATCAACCGCCGCGCCAGAGAATACGGCAGCAAGCTCAAACAGTTCCTTCCAGACTGTGTCGCTGACACAGACGCTGATGCGGTTATTCCTGACGCCACGAAGTGTCACAGTCAAGACGACGACCGCTCGTACCACTCCGTCCAAGCCACGCTCGGCAAAGATACTGCCGAGGAGTCCCGCTCCCTGCTGGATCTCTCGGTCAACGCTGACTGGGACGAGACAGCCGCCGACCTCGACGACATCGACGCAGTCACTGACGACGCGACGGTCGTCAGTGACGCTGAGGAGGGTATGGTCACGGCCTTTACCGACGAAAATCGCAATCACCAACTTGATCTCGTCCACGTCGGCCGAACACTGGACTACAACCTCTGGGACGACGGCGTGTTCTCCTTGGATCGACGAAACGAGATCGTCTCGGAGGTGATCGACGAGGTGTTCCATCTGAAGAATTCGGTCGCCAAGCACCGGCCGGAAGAGGAGTTCGCGGCGATCCGCGAGCGGATCGCGCGAACGACCGAGCGTATCGAGAAGACAGCGTGGCAGTTGGATCAGTACGGGTCAGAGAAGGCTGCGGGGTATCTTCGGCGGTGGGTGCCGTCGATCGTGACGTTTGCCGAGCAGGCTGTCGAGGGGTTCGAGGTGCCGTGGACCTCGAACCCCGTCGAACGGCTGATGGGCGAAGTCAGCAAGCGATGCAAGAACCAGTGGATGCGCTGGACAACGGAGGGATTAGAGGCGATACTCCAGCTTCGGCTGGTGAAGTACGCTGATCCAGAGCACTACCAGGCGTTCCTTGATGAACTGCTCCAGCGATCGACCAAAACAGCAATGAGCTGTGACCTCTCAATTGAGAGTACCAGAGGCAAACTCTAG
- the eif1A gene encoding translation initiation factor eIF-1A gives MSDQERTDLRMPDEDEVFAVVTNMLGANRVKVRCMDGVERTARIPGKMQKRIWIREDDVVLIEPWDWQDEKADITWRYEKQEADQLREEGHIQES, from the coding sequence ATGAGCGATCAGGAACGTACCGATCTCCGTATGCCCGACGAAGACGAGGTCTTCGCCGTCGTTACCAACATGCTCGGGGCCAATCGCGTGAAGGTACGGTGTATGGACGGCGTCGAGCGGACCGCCCGAATCCCGGGCAAGATGCAAAAGCGCATCTGGATCCGCGAGGACGACGTCGTGCTGATCGAGCCCTGGGACTGGCAAGACGAGAAGGCCGACATCACCTGGCGCTACGAGAAACAGGAGGCCGATCAACTCCGCGAGGAGGGCCACATCCAGGAATCGTGA